Proteins encoded by one window of Primulina huaijiensis isolate GDHJ02 chromosome 1, ASM1229523v2, whole genome shotgun sequence:
- the LOC140982052 gene encoding uncharacterized protein, with the protein MGEDLLTGLTIENYPSTFLSMDSIAICHDEAETHRQVDLSGPPDINLPLSVERSPPPLAQSWNHDSFDMLEVGLGHQVNNDSDKLLDLPKMVRKCAKRLDSVWGAWFFFAFYFKPVLKDKSKCNIVRDSNGVSGFDKSDLQLDVFLVQHDMENMYMWVFKDRPENALGKMQLRSYMNGNSRHGERPFPFSVERGFVRSHKMQRKHYRGLSNPQCVHGIELVASPKLTSLDEEEQKKWMELTGRELNFCVPPEAKEFSSWRNLPNTDFELEGLLPPLKNNHAKKLLNGSGLNLSTQPSNHVNGNGIDLSDCNKKRKDLFSRGNDEDCSLHNNLNGDLHQDADFNPIEPPWLCEFSGVMRNVYGPVTAAKSIYEDDEGYLIFVTLPFVDPERVKVHWWNNLTHGVVKISSVSTACMPFIQRNDRTFKLTDPAPEHCPPGEFKREIPLPARIPDDAKLEAYFDKSGTVLEIKVPKHRLGPEEHEVLVSLRPPNEFVLS; encoded by the coding sequence ATGGGAGAAGATTTGCTGACAGGTTTAACTATTGAGAATTATCCCTCAACATTTTTGTCAATGGATTCGATTGCTATCTGTCACGACGAGGCCGAAACCCATAGGCAGGTTGATCTTTCGGGACCCCCAGATATTAATCTCCCATTGTCGGTGGAACGTAGTCCACCACCACTTGCTCAGTCTTGGAACCATGACTCTTTTGATATGCTCGAGGTTGGGCTCGGGCACCAAGTTAATAATGATTCTGATAAGCTTCTCGATTTGCCTAAAATGGTGCGGAAATGTGCGAAGAGATTGGATAGTGTGTGGGGTGCTTGGTTCTTCTTTGCCTTCTATTTTAAGCCTGTTTTAAAGGATAAATCAAAGTGCAACATAGTTCGAGATAGTAATGGGGTTTCTGGCTTTGATAAGTCCGATCTGCAACTCGATGTCTTCTTGGTACAGCATGATATGGAAAATATGTATATGTGGGTTTTTAAGGATAGACCTGAAAATGCGTTGGGTAAAATGCAGTTGAGAAGTTACATGAATGGCAACTCGCGCCATGGGGAACGTCCATTTCCATTCAGCGTCGAAAGGGGTTTTGTTCGGTCTCATAAAATGCAGCGGAAACACTACAGAGGACTCTCCAATCCACAGTGTGTTCATGGTATTGAACTGGTCGCATCGCCCAAACTTACGAGCCTCGATGAGGAAGAACAAAAGAAGTGGATGGAACTGACTGGTCGAGAACTTAACTTTTGTGTCCCACCTGAAGCTAAAGAATTCAGTTCATGGAGAAACCTACCAAATACAGATTTTGAGCTCGAAGGACTGCTTCCTCCTTTGAAGAACAACCACGCAAAGAAACTGCTTAATGGGTCGGGTTTAAATTTATCAACTCAGCCATCAAACCATGTAAATGGTAATGGAATAGATCTTTCTGATTGCAACAAGAAAAGGAAAGATCTATTCTCACGTGGAAATGATGAAGATTGTTCTCTTCATAATAATCTTAATGGAGATCTGCACCAAGATGCAGACTTCAATCCCATCGAACCTCCTTGGTTGTGCGAGTTCAGTGGGGTGATGAGAAATGTCTATGGTCCAGTTACAGCTGCTAAATCTATTTACGAGGACGATGAAGGATACTTGATATTTGTTACCTTGCCTTTTGTGGATCCCGAAAGGGTGAAAGTCCATTGGTGGAATAATCTCACCCATGGTGTGGTGAAGATTTCATCTGTCAGCACAGCATGCATGCCATTTATTCAAAGAAATGATCGAACCTTCAAGCTTACCGATCCAGCACCAGAGCATTGCCCCCCCGGAGAATTCAAAAGGGAGATCCCACTACCGGCCCGAATTCCGGATGATGCGAAGCTAGAAGCGTACTTCGACAAGAGTGGAACCGTTCTCGAGATCAAAGTGCCTAAACATCGTCTAGGACCAGAGGAGCATGAGGTTCTTGTTAGCCTTCGCCCCCCGAATGAATTTGTGTTGTCTTGA
- the LOC140971789 gene encoding uncharacterized protein: MEACVYFWLMAQEQCMRRSQNLDLLIFDPEIERTARRLRKARREEIQAMADNRDNETPPPAIPIRDHFRPVLYAHYSGIARGTINANNCELKPALINMVQQNQCGGAATADPHLHLRTFLEITDTGSTRGWLQSLPLGSITTWQELATKFLAKYFPPAKSAQLKIEISTFRQTDFEQLYEAWEQYKELLRRCPNHGFEDWVQIELFYNGLNGQTRGTVDAAVGGTIFAKSPDQAYDLLEQMTINSYQWPSERSGVKKQAGIDAIDPITSLIAQVSALTTQIAAMNKASTSEVENASVITEEPHIPDEAHYINNRNFRGYGGYRGNPPPNTYHPGLKNHENFSYENNKNVLNPPPGFNTSKGQGKPSFEDLVGTFVAESGKRMARTESRLDSMETHIGNMGATMKSLETQIGQLANALRDQNRGQFPRNTEVNPKELCKAVTLRSGKELEVQSPKKMVESEKSVEDVEFERFKKKSLDDQFAKFLEIFKKIHINIPFADALEQMPNYAKFIKDVMSKKRKLQEFETVKLTEECSAILQKKLPQKLKDPGSFTIPCFIGGSHCSKALCDLGASIKAVVGTPTGGIWVATEEEVEMEYRRLRLLEIAEPRQT; the protein is encoded by the exons ATGGAGGCTTGTGTTTATTTTTGGTTGATGGCGCAAGAGCAG TGCATGCGAAGATCTCAAAATCTTGACTTGCTTATCTTTGATCCTGAGATCGAAAGAACTGCAAGAAGATTAAGAAAGGCAAGAAGAGAAGAGATTCAAGCAATGGCTGACAACAGAGATAATGAAACCCCACCCCCTGCAATACCCATCAGAGATCATTTTAGGCCGGTACTATATGCTCATTATTCGGGCATAGCACGAGGGACTATTAATGCAAACAACTGTGAGCTCAAACCTGCATTGATAAACATGGTTCAACAGAATCAGTGTGGGGGAGCCGCTACTGCAGATCCTCATCTACATCTCAGAACATTCCTTGAAATTACTGACACG GGATCAACAAGAGGATGGCTCCAATCGCTTCCTTTGGGGAGTATCACTACATGGCAGGAGTTAGCAACCAAGTTTCTTGCTAAATATTTTCCACCTGCAAAGTCTGCACAGTTGAAAATTGAGATAAGCACTTTTAGGCAGACTGACTTTGAGCAATTATACGAGGCATGGGAACAGTATAAGGAGTTGTTAAGGAGGTGTCCAAACCATGGTTTTGAAGATTGGGTACAGATTGAATTGTTTTACAATGGTTTGAATGGACAAACAAGAGGCACTGTCGATGCAGCAGTTGGTGGCACGATATTTGCAAAATCACCTGATCAAGCATATGATTTGCTTGAACAGATGACCATTAACAGTTATCAGTGGCCGTCTGAGAGGTCGGGAGTAAAGAAGCAAGCTGGAATTGATGCCATAGATCCTATTACATCACTCATCGCTCAAGTTTCAGCTTTAACAACTCAAATTGCAGCAATGAATAAGGCTAGTACATCAGAGGTTGAAAATGCATCGGTTATTACTGAAGAACCACATATTCCTGATGAAGCTCATTATATCAACAATAGGAATTTTCGTGGCTACGGaggatatcgaggtaacccTCCCCCTAACACTTATCATCCTGGCTtgaaaaatcatgaaaatttttcttatgaaAACAATAAGAATGTGTTGAATCCTCCCCCGGGGTTCAATACATCAAAAGGGCAGGGAAAGCCTTCATTTGAGGATTTGGTAGGTACATTTGTGGCTGAATCTGGGAAGAGGATGGCTAGAACTGAGTCTCGGCTTGATAGCATGGAGACTCACATAGGAAACATGGGTGCTACGATGAAATCTTTGGAGACGCAAATTGGACAGTTGGCTAATGCTTTAAGAGATCAGAACAGGGGTCAATTTCCGCGTAATACGGAAGTTAATCCAAAAGAGCTGTGCAAGGCAGTCACTTTGAGGAGCGGAAAAGAATTGGAGGTTCAAAGTCCCAAGAAGATGGTGGAAAGTGAGAAGTCAGTGGAAGATGTTGAGTTTGAG AGGTTCAAAAAGAAGAGTTTAGATGATCAATTTGCAAAattccttgaaatttttaagAAGATACACATCAATATACCATTTGCTGATGCATTGGAGCAAATGCCCAACTATGCTAAGTTCATTAAAGATGTGATGTCTAAAAAGAGGAAGCTGCAAGAGTTTGAGACTGTGAAGCTTACTGAGGAGTGCAGTGCCATCCTACAAAAGAAACTAccacaaaaattgaaagatccagggagttttactATTCCTTGTTTTATTGGTGGTTCTCATTGTAGTAAAgctttatgtgatttaggaGCAAGTATTAAA GCTGTTGTTGGAACTCCGACGGGTGGTATATGGGTGGCCACTGAGGAGGAGGTGGAAATGGAGTACCGGAGGTTGAGGCTGCTGGAAATTGCTGAGCCAAGACAGACGTAA
- the LOC140982059 gene encoding probable anion transporter 4, chloroplastic, whose protein sequence is MNSLTNINQSLATSSISCPPQNPKPFCKTHSRLASTVSSEGRRAAVSSLNFSATGAILPSVRAYTSGFNRPRASSNDAHPIVGGSNEMREPSFLEFITSERVKVVAMLALALALCNADRVVMSVAIVPISLSRGWGQSFAGVVQSSFLWGYLISPIAGGALVDYHGGKVVMAWGVALWSLATFLTPWAAETSVLLLLSMRMLLGVAEGVALPCMNNMIARWFPKTERSTAVALAMAGFQLGSAIGLVLSPILMSQAGIFGPFVIFGLFGFLWLLVWISATSSSPDRSPQISINELRYIQNSMSVPSLSKTRKVIPPFRLLLSKLPTWSLIVANSMHSWGFFVVLTWMPMYFKTLYHVDLRQAAWFSAVPWCMMALVGYFAGILSDRMIQSGISVTLTRKIMQSVGFVGPGFALIGLTAAKSPFIASAWLTLAVGLKSFSHCGFLVNLQEVAPQYSGVMHGMSNTAGTLAAIVGTVGAGFFVELVGSFRGFLLLTAFLYFSAALFWNLFSTGERVDFD, encoded by the exons ATGAATTCTCTCACCAATATCAATCAGAGCCTCGCCACGAGCTCAATTTCATGCCCCCctcaaaaccctaaaccctttTGCAAAACCCACTCTCGATTGGCTTCCACAGTCTCATCGGAAGGACGACGCGCCGCCGTTTCATCCTTGAATTTCTCTGCTACTGGAGCAATTTTACCTTCGGTCAGGGCATATACTTCGGGATTCAATCGTCCCAGGGCTTCGTCGAATGATGCTCACCCTATCGTTGGAGGCTCAAATGAAATGCGGGAGCCCAGTTTTCTGGAATTTATCACTTCGGAGAGAGTGAAGGTGGTGGCGATGCTTGCGCTGGCTTTGGCTCTCTGTAATGCCGACCGTGTCGTTATGTCAGTGGCCATAGTGCCGATTTCCCTTTCTCGTGGTTGGGGTCAATCATTTGCAGGAGTTGTTCAG TCATCTTTTCTCTGGGGATACCTGATATCGCCTATAGCTGGAGGAGCTTTAGTGGACTATCATGGTGGTAAGGTAGTTATGGCGTGGGGGGTGGCTTTGTGGTCTCTGGCCACCTTCCTTACTCCATGGGCAGCAGAAACGTCTGTGTTGCTTCTACTTTCGATGCGGATGCTACTTGGCGTTGCAGAAGGTGTTGCTCTTCCTTGCATGAATAATATGATTGCAAG ATGGTTTCCTAAGACAGAAAGGTCAACAGCAGTAGCACTTGCAATGGCTGGATTTCAGCTTGGAAGTGCTATTGGTCTCGTGCTTTCTCCAATTCTCATGTCACAGGCTGGTATATTCGGACCTTTTGTGATCTTTGGATTGTTTGGTTTTCTTTGGCTTTTAGTGTGGATATCAGCAACCTCAAGCTCTCCTGACCGAAGCCCTCAAATATCAATTAATGAGTTGAGATACATACAGAACAGCATGTCAGTTCCCTCTCTGTCAAAAACAAGAAAAGTCATTCCACCATTCCGCCTCTTGCTCTCTAAGCTACCAACTTGGTCTCTAATTGTTGCAAATTCCATGCATAGCTGG GGTTTTTTTGTTGTACTTACGTGGATGCCAATGTACTTTAAAACG TTGTATCATGTCGACCTAAGACAAGCTGCTTGGTTTAGTGCTGTTCCATGGTGTATGATGGCTCTCGTGGGATACTTTGCAGGCATTCTGTCTGATAGGATGATTCAAAGTGGCATCAGCGTTACTTTGACTCGCAAAATTATGCAG TCAGTTGGATTTGTTGGCCCAGGCTTCGCTCTAATTGGTTTGACAGCGGCTAAAAGTCCATTCATTGCATCTGCTTGGCTTACTTTAGCTGTTGGGCTTAAATCATTTAGTCACTGTGGTTTCCTTGTTAACCTTCAG GAGGTTGCCCCACAATATTCTGGTGTTATGCATG GTATGTCTAATACCGCTGGCACACTTGCTGCTATAGTAGGAACTGTTGGTGCTGGTTTCTTTGTTGAATTAGTGGGATCGTTCAGGGGGTTCTTGTTGTTAACGGCTTTCTTATATTTCTCAGCAGCCTTGTTCTGGAATCTTTTCTCGACTGGTGAGAGGGTCGATTTTGATTAA